From the Salvelinus alpinus chromosome 12, SLU_Salpinus.1, whole genome shotgun sequence genome, the window CACAGGGTggtgttgagacccagggcctccagcttgatgatgatcttggagggtactatggtgttgaatgctgagctgtagtcaatgaacagcattctgacataggttttccttttgtccagatgggatagggcagtgtaccgtgtgatggcgattgcgtcgtctgtggacctgttggggcggtatgcaaactgggtctagggtggccggtaaggtgaaGGTGATTTGATCCTTGacaagtctctcaaagcacttcataatgacagaagtgagtgctacggcgtggtagtcatttagttcagttatctttgccttcttgggcacaggaacaatggtcgccatcttgaagcatgtggggacaacagactggaatagggagcgattgaatatgtccgtaaacacaccagccagttggtctgcgcatgctcagaggacacggctagggatgctgtctgggccagcagccttgcgagggttaaacacgtttaaatgttttactcacatcagccacagagaaggagagggggagtgcAGTCCTTATTAGCGGgccgcgacggtggcactgtattatccaccaagcaggcaaagaaggtgtttagtttgtctggaagtgtGACGTCGGTGttcgtgacgtggctggttttctttttgtggtccgtgatttcctgtagaccctgccacaaacgtctcatgtctgagctgttgaattgcgactccaccttgtccctgtactggcattttgcttgtttgattgccttgcggagggaataactacactgtttatattcagtcatattcccagacctctttccatggttaaatgtgatggattgcgctttcagttttgcgcaaatgccgccatccatccacagtttctggttagggtaggttttaacagtcacagtgggtacaacatctccaatgcacttctttatgaACACACTCacagagtcagcgtataggtcgatgttgttctctgaagctgaccggaacatattcaAGTCCGCAGGATCTAAACAGTCTTGTGTTTGAAtgctaaaatgtgcagtttatgAATTGTTACAACAGATAAGGTGGATAGGGGCAATAAGTCATATACCGATATTGAATTACAATATTTCAGTCCACCCACTGTTTGTTTATGGTACAGCCTTACCTAGCCTGGAGAAGACCATTGCTGCCTCTTTGCCCTGGCACACTGGATAGAAGGCCTGTGGCAAGACACGGTTGTTACAGACAGAGACCATGTTGGTGTTGATCAACCGCGGGTTAACCATGGCATCTGTGTCGATCAGCTCCTTCAACGCTTTCACAGCCTCTAGGGGATAGCTCCTTTCTCCATCCTGGACACAGTGAAACACATGGATGAGATGGTGAATTCTCTCGTTTACCCTTAAATAACCCTTGATTTTTCACTGTAGGTTGTCATTATTAGACAACCTAATGTGTTGTTCCACTATTAAAGGTGACAGGTTTACAGAGGTGATTCTCATAGCGTAATAGATTATTAAACAGATAAGCCAGTTAATAACCTTGTGAATGAGTTCAAAAGAAGTATGACAGTGTGTGGATTCCAAACAAGAATGAATAAACCCCAACAGAATGAATTGCTATATGATAATTAAAACCAAACAAAAAGAAGCTAGCTTTTTAATGCTCTATACAATTAAAGGACAGTCAGTCATAGgctggcagtcattgtaaattatAATTTGTTCTTgattgacttgcctggttaaataaaagttgtaaaaaatagaGAACAGTGTCAAATGTTGATGCACTCCTTTCACTTGGaattccaagatggcttagcagttcagacgtcatttctgtttcgtattgtcgtgtcctgtatatatatatatttacacctttcctcgcatatcttttatatattttattatccaagaactcaactacaaaagctttcctgcaaaagctctcctgcaacccgcttcaccaattacaaaaaagtattatttacctcaaatctgaaaatccaccgtggaagctagccaggggctaattcagaagctagccagaaagctaaccagaagctatccgatagctagccagaagctaatctgtagctgcccagaaattagccggtctgctggctagcgttggtgtttcagctgcccacgttttgtggtcatcagctattcctttagctcgataatctaccggcacttttgtgcaacgcgactcggaccggagcattccgggactttttttctctcagtttccccggatttcagccgcaggctctggacatttgcagctagctagctgcaaaccgtgtgactattggcttacgtcgatcccggagcaaactcaaatcattccggagctagccagctgaggagttccatcagccattcctgggctacagtcacctatccggacccgttttttttttgttgttttgttgttgctgcagatacggagccccaccgggccttcacgactgactgccgacgttatctgcccgagggagttatccaactggcacctccgtcccgacgttacctgaacgctcatctggggcccgctaaccgttagctgtcttatcggctgctatctgaataagtatatcggacaattattattattattattattatttttttttttcttgggtcactatatctattttgccaatttggattgatcccctctaccacacggaaccccactaacctaccgacggaaacgcacaaggtatctacaaatagacttccatactatgctatcttgctaccgatagccatctacccggccagctgtctggatcgccgtgaccccaaccaacctctactcactggacccttattgatcactcgattaagcatgcctctccttaatgtaaatatgccttgtccattgctgttctggttagtgtttattggcttatttcactgtagagcctctagccctgctcactataccatatccaacctcacagttccaccacccacatatgcgatgacatcacctggtttcaatgatgtttctagagacaatatctctctcatcatcactcaatacctaggtttacctccactgtattcacatcctaccatacctttgtctgtacattattcctttaagctattttatcgcccccagaaacgtccttttactctctgctctagaagttctagatgaccaattctcatagcttttagccgtacccttatcctactcctcctctgttcctctggtgatgtagaggtgaatccaggccctgcagtacctagctccactcctattccccaggcgctctcttttgatgacttctgtaaccgtaatagccttggcttcatgcatgttaacattagaagcctcctccctaagtttgttttgttcactgctttagcacactctgccaacccggatgttttagccgtgtctgaatcctggcttagaaagaccaccaaaaattctgacattttcatccccaactacaagattttcagacaagatagaacggccaaagggggcggtgttgcaatctattgcaaagattgcctgcagagttctgttttactatccaggtctgttcccaaacaatttgaacttctacttttaaaaatccacctctctaaaaacaagtctctcaccgttgccgcctgctatagaccaccctctgcccccagctgtgctctggacactatatgtgaac encodes:
- the LOC139535686 gene encoding guanylin-like — protein: MKPLSVCLVLTSCILWGSLSVEIRDGERSYPLEAVKALKELIDTDAMVNPRLINTNMVSVCNNRVLPQAFYPVCQGKEAAMVFSRLVDAITSPDLCEICAHPACFGCLP